In Hippoglossus hippoglossus isolate fHipHip1 chromosome 24, fHipHip1.pri, whole genome shotgun sequence, a single genomic region encodes these proteins:
- the LOC117758613 gene encoding probable G-protein coupled receptor 139, whose product MEEASVNIFVTVQKIYYPSLCIMGIPANLFTFYMVCFRNCGMSHTATIYLSCLAIVDTFYLVWVILLDLTLTFWLLRPFWHSQPWCGILGFLQYGSLCSSSWIVVIFTIERYLVLRSTVAKHHFSQPWVTKLTCIAVVLVSHLVSVPLGWINNVTPVSSLVDGENVTQPRCHYRDETYTTVIVWITTFLSGGIPIVLVIIFNYLIGYHLCRASNLFTKEERRVMHGRSTRGMLRRTILLLGTVSVTFVVLSLPRFVTYCILRTKYNNEYFDRDDYRIPINVAGDLANMLQNLNSTTNFLLYCMVSRRFRRELVQVVTCKAKARELGSFLTHTTMRVFSVMDHKASPSNNPVTVKLTNLKQTE is encoded by the exons ATGGAGGAAGCCAGCGTCAACATCTTTGTCACTGTTCAGAAGATCTACTACCCTTCACTTTGCATCATGGGTATTCCAG CCAACCTCTTCACATTCTATATGGTTTGCTTCCGTAACTGTGGGATGTCCCACACAGCAACCATTTACCTGAGCTGTCTGGCCATTGTGGACACCTTCTACCTGGTGTGGGTGATCCTTCTTGACCTGACCCTCACCTTTTGGCTACTGCGGCCCTTCTGGCATTCCCAACCCTGGTGTGGCATCCTGGGATTCCTGCAGTATGGATCACtgtgcagctcctcctggaTAGTGGTGATATTCACCATCGAGCGCTACCTTGTCCTCCGCAGCACAGTAGCCAAGCACCACTTCTCCCAGCCCTGGGTCACTAAACTGACCTGTATTGCTGTTGTCCTCGTGTCACATCTTGTCTCTGTGCCACTGGGCTGGATCAATAATGTCACACCTGTTTCCTCCCTTGTGGACGGGGAGAATGTGACACAGCCCAGGTGTCATTACCGTGATGAGACCTACACTACTGTTATAGTGTGGATAACCACCTTCCTCTCTGGAGGAATACCCATTGTCCTGGTCATCATCTTCAACTACCTCATAGGATATCATCTTTGCCGTGCCAGCAACCTCTTCACCAAGGAGGAGCGCCGCGTCATGCATGGGAGGAGCACCAGGGGCATGTTGAGGAGGACCATTCTGCTGCTGGGCACTGTTTCTGTGACCTTTGTTGTTCTCAGCCTTCCTCGTTTTGTCACATACTGCATCCTTAGAACCAAGTACAACAACGAGTACTTTGACAGGGACGACTACAGAATCCCAATCAATGTGGCCGGAGACTTAGCCAACATGCTGCAGAACCTTAACTCCACCACCAACTTCCTGCTCTACTGTATGGTCAGCCGGCGCTTTCGACGGGAGCTGGTCCAGGTGGTGACTTGTAAGGCAAAGGCACGTGAGCTGGGCTCTTTTCTCACCCATACTACCATGAGAGTTTTCTCAGTGATGGATCATAAGGCGTCACCATCCAACAACCCTGTGACTGTGAAGCTTACTAATCTCAAACAGACAGAGTAG